tataattttttttttatacatacaGAGTTAATAATACACATTTttatatacaaaaaaaacaactgctgGTCGCTGTAGTTGTTTCATAGAGACATTACAACGATAATATGATTACAAACAACTAATCACCCCCATCTAGTGTTGGAGTCCTATTATTATTCAAAACTACAAATACCAAATGAACTGGTTGGGCGCACGTAGAGGTGACGTAATGGGCATCTCCCCGGATGCGGCTGTGATTGACTGTTCGAGGCAGAAAGAGCTCGAAAGCTAAGTGGCGGTAAGTTATTAAACACTTCAAGATAAAGACCGTCAATATACACTGAGTGTCCATGATTTTAACGATTGATCTTACGGAATGATTGTTGGACTGGCTTGAGCGAACGAGGAGACAATGTTACATTTCGCCCCTGAACAAAGTTAAACTTGTTTTCTAACGAGCCTAGCTTGCTGGTTAACCACCGAGCTAAGCTAGCTAGTTCCTTAGCTAGATGTTTATCATCGCCAGCAAATGAAGGGAACGCCTTGTATCGTGTCTGTGAAAAGCTCTCCATGAGGGTTTTCGTCCTTCCCGTATAAGCCTCTACTATTATCGAGTTATTCAGTAAACTAACCGGCTGCTGAACCCTAACTCTATAGTTCGTTGTGTTAGCATGGATTAGCCTGTCTGCTAAATCGAGACAAAAACTACTCTCGGCGACATATTTCGGGAGAGTTATCCAAGGTTAATGTGACCAGGGAGGGATGCACAGCTCATAATTAATCTATCGCGTTGAGGACGCTTGAAGAGTAACCTAACGTAtccattctcctctctcctgcggTCCCCAGGTGCTGCAGCCCCCGCGGTCCTAAGGTAGGATGCAGACCATCAAGTGCGTGGTTGTGGGCGACGGGGCGGTCGGTAAAACCTGCCTGCTCATCTCTTATACCACCAACGCCTTCCCGGAGGAGTACATCCCCACCGTGTTCGATAACTACAGTGCCCAGATGAGTGTGGACGGGCGCACGGTCAGCCTTAACCTCTGGGACACTGCCGGCCAGGAGGAGTACGACCGCCTGCGCACCCTCTCCTATCCGCAGACCAACGTCTTCATCATCTGCTTCTCCATCGGCAGCCCCTCCTCCCACGCCAACGTCCGGCACAAGTGGCACCCGGAGGTGTCCCACCACTGCCCCAATGTGCCCATCCTACTGGTGGGCACCAAGAGAGACCTGCGGGGTGACACAGAGACGCTGAAGAAGCTGAAGGAGCAGGGCCTGGCCCCCACCACGCAGCACCAGGGCAACGCACTCGCCAAGCAGATCGGCGCCGTCAAGTACATGGAGTGCTCCGCGCTGCTTCAGGAGGGCGTGCGGGAGGTGTTCGCCGAGGCCGTGCGGGCCGTGTTGTATCCCGTCACGAAAAAGAATACCAAGAAGTGCGTGTTGTTGTAATTGTGCTCGGACGCCCGGACTTGGTACTGTGTGTTAACGTTGGATGCCGGGGAGAACAAAAAGTTGCAGTTGCAAGCGGAagacggacggagggagggaggggtgggtgggtggtcaTCTGGCTTCCTCTGGCCCACCTCAACAAGCATAGACTTTTGATTTGCAGCCTTTTgcgctgctcctcttcctcgttcatCTCCCAGAGGATCTCATTCCATTGCCGTCGTCATCACCAAAGGGACTATGCCAGAACGGGGTTGTTGGGGCTACAGAGTAGATCTCCTCTCTTCCGTGGAGTTTTGTATTTTAGATATGCTTATTGACACCTTTTTATTCCGGTTTTGCAGCTGATCTAGATTTAATATTGCTGTGCCCTATAAAATCTCATACTGGTCGAATTTTGTCTCGAGCCATAATggtaagcacaaaaaaaataacaagaccTGCCTTCATATTCCCTGGTAGAGTTGATAATGTCTACCTCATACTCAAACCATTTGGTGCATCTCAAACTCTTAAGCCTTTCACCGCCTAGATTCTGGtggttattaaaaaaacaaaaacaagaattGATTGATCTAACAACCACTGATTTTAATCCGTTGATTGCATAACAGATTTCCTTGTGCCCCTCTTAAATTGCAAGCCCCCCCTCATCCATAATCTCTTGGGGGTTGGTGCTGTGCTGACAGTGGGGTGTCTGGGCTTTCTGAGGACGAGCCCTACCATCTGCTGACCCAGAGATGGAGGTAGAGCCAGATAACCTTTCTGAGTGAAGCAGAACCCTAGAACCAACGGTTTGCCTGTGCCACTGTATAAGCCATGCAGGTCTGACAAATTAATCACTAGTGGAGTTCAATTCTCTCTGCTTTATTTTCATACAGAAACACTTCCGGAATTTCCAATCCGGTCagatttgtcttttttttttttctacttttttttttttgcccttttTGAAGGGCTATTAAAACCACTCCCTTGTTCAGGATTGGGTGAAGTGACTGTTTTGGCAAATTATATGGAAACGCCTCTGATCTATATCGATTAAATGCCCACCCCACTACGGTCACAGCCAAAGTTACAAATCGTTATAACATACCTTTGTATTGAGTGAAGAATGCTTGTGTTTTGTAATTAACACTCGATGGAACTGACCCATTTTCCAGTGGCAGTTGGATTATTGCCTTGCATATTTCGAAaatctgtatttttttaaataaccccatgtatgtttatttttatattgctTGTATTGCCAACATTGGCCTCAACCAGCTTGTGCCAGGCGAAAGCCGGTGTAGTCGGATAAACATATTTTTGATCTCAGAGAAAGCATTGTCATAATTGCCTTTGCTGTTTGTGGACGTTTCTTACATCCGGCATTCGGCTATGACCTATACAGGGCCTTTTGTATCTAATCAGGTGTCTTATCAAACCAAAGACTAGCAGTGTTTCTCTCTGTGACCCCATTTTTTTAggccatttgttttcattttcgtTTTTTCTTCTCTCACGGCACAGAGTGACACAACAGCAATATGCAAATGAGAGCATGATCCAAGTCAGAAGAACGGGTTGATGAGTTTTATTTCCTGCCGCCAAAGCCACCGCTCTCACCTCAATGTGTGACAACGGGTGCGAAGTCGTCGAGGCTTCAGGGGAAATGGAAAGCCTTCTGCTCAGAGCGAGCTCTCTGTCGGATGTACACGAGTGGAGATAAGCCAAGTCTTTGAAGCATCACAGTACCTTAACTGACAACTATCAACACGTTAGGCCGGCTTTTATTGGAAAGGGCCTGCCCTACCAAGTGTCATTCTATTCTATACtttttttgaaaatgctttttaaaaaggAATCAAATAACCGGTTGCTTGTCGCTACCCACATTTATTGGTAATAACTGTAAGCCTTTTTATTGTATCGGTTTCCAGTTTTTATATGAAAGTCGACACCGTGGCCTTGGTACCCTGTACTCCGTATCATTGGGAGGCCGTAAGACGAGTTGGGGGGGATGGTATCATTGAGCAGCAGTGAAGGGGGGTTTGTCCGTGGAGAAATTAGTCTATATTGTACACCATAACGGGTAGACTGCAGAGAAGGGTCAATATAATTTCAAGCGTCCAACCGGCACGGCTGCATTTGGGGCCGTGGCCCAGTTTGTCACTCAACGATGTGGTGGATCACACACCTAGTGGgggttttctttctctttggcCCGGAGCTGTTTGTACGCTTCCGTGTGCGTGGTACTACACTTTTACACTGGGAACTTGATCTTGTAGAAATCtttttgtaattgttttatATATAACTAAAGCATATTTGTATAAATGAACTAACAGTGAGATGATTTTAAATTATGCCAAATAAAAATGGTAGTTAAACCCACTATTTCTTCCAGAGTGAGTTTTTTCTAGGTCTGTCTAGTTTCAAACACATTTGAACTAGGCACACTCAATGGGTACAATATTCCAAACCTAGGTTTGTCATTTGGATATGGTGCGAAGTTGAATGTAAGTATGCACTTCCATGTATCACCACTAGATGGGCACAGAACTCTTTTCCAACTCAACATTATCTAGCAGGGGGAATATTCTGCAGTTTTCTTCCGCCATACATTCTGAGGTAATGGTCTGTGACCATTCCACGTTCAGGCTatcattcaatttaaaagacatCCCTTATCTGTTAAATTGGCTTTGGCTGCATGCTAACCCATTATGCTGATAACTCTGAAAAATCCCTGCAACCTTTGTGGGAGGTCATTCTGGAACATGACTGATGTGCTGAACTTCTTCAAAAACTCAATAGCACAGTGCTGCAGCAAACACCCAAAAGGCCATTTCCTCTAGACCGATGAGATGAGCACCTAATCGTGTCCTATAATCAATGTGTGGTTTAATGAAGCCTAAATGAAGGGAATATACGTTGTTTATCTCATTGTCCCAGAGTTATCATTTAACATGGGTGGTCTGAGAGGCTTGGCTGGCCCTTAAGTGTGTTTGTCAGAAGTGGGACCACTGGGGATTCCCATAGGAGCTCGAGAGGGATCAGAGAGGATCGTTATGTGTGTCTACTTATGGGGCTTACGATGTGTGCAATGTGGTCGTTAAGGTCGTACATTTTTAGATGTCAAAACAACATGCTTTGGCTGGATGAGTCTGCCTTTCTCTGTGCTACTCTGATGTGCATGGAAATGGTGCCAAGAAGTACTTCTATCGTTGCACAAGATGTTTCATGGGGAAGAGTAGCAAAGTGAAGATTCATTGATGGTGTAAGTGTAAATCTGAACTCTACCACGATACATGTCGCAGTTacttctgggtgtgtgtgtgtgtgccgctcacgtgcaatagtgtgtgtgtgtgtgtgtgtgtgcaatcttAAAAGGAGAGATTGATCATCTCGATTATCATGCAATGTGTTTCCAATGGAGATGATCTCTTTCATCTCAGTAAGAGCGCGCAGTAAACGATGAGGacgacagagatagagagagtttGCAGATCGCCTCTCCTGCTCCGTGTGAGTCACCGGTGAGAAATGTGTGGGAGTGTTGGCCCTCACCAAAGCCTTGATCTGGTCTCTGCCTCTAACCTCATCCCTCTCACCCACCATATTTCTTCCCTCCCTGCCCACCGTGGGAGTGGCGGTCCGTGCGGTGGCAGGAGGCAGGTGGGCAGCTCTGGGGCACCCATCAGGCAGTGGGTACCTGAGCGACTCCCCGCTGTCTCCATCCTCTCTTGTTCTGGGAATGAGGCAGCCAGCGCAGGCcttgatctcacacacacacacacacacacacacacagagcctgcAGCGAGAGGcagtccagagagagaggggagttgcAGCAGCTCTGCATCTCAAATCCAACATTTCTGGGACGAGGagatggcggtggtgggggatgaggggggagggggggggggggggaccagcaaATCAAACGGTTCCTGGataaggagagggggggttgggggaggggggggggggggttgttggtgAGAGATGTAAAGTGGGTGTTGGTTCGGATGAGGATAGACATGGAGGGGAGAGTGGAAGTAAAAGCAGTTGGTGAGAGAAAGTGCGAGAGACATTGAACTGAAAAAAAGTCCAGCTTTTCCTTTCAAAGGTGCAAAGAGCCATCGTAAGAGAGATAAGTGGAAGCCACAGAAATAAAGAGATAGGGATTGATTGGCCTACTGATGGGAGAGAGGTTCCCCTTTTTTTGAGTTTCTTTGTATTTCTTCTTTTAACAATGTTTGCGTTGGCCTGGCCGCAAATGGAATAGCAATGCCTTGGATTCTAATGAAGCTGAGATCAAACCAGGAGAGGGTGAAACTATTTATCCACTCAGATAGACAGGGGGTTGGTATTCAATCGGAAAATTCGGACAAGGCAACAGGGGAGTGGGCACGGGGGAGAGAGCAGGGTTCATCCAAACATGAACCCCGGTGTGCATCGGCAAATGCCAATGCATAACAAACCCCAGGCCGACCGGTTGTGCATTTGATTGGTTTCGTGTTGTACCCTATGTGTGTTTTGCTGAGAAATCGGGATAGGCAATCTCTCTCTGAATCCACAGGGGGTTGTTCTCTGGCGGTGAGCCACGGATGTCTAGATCAGGTGATGGGAGGCCATATGGCACCGCGTGCCAAAGCCAGTTAACGCCCCACCCTCCCGATAGCCGCACCGACAACCACCATCCACCCCTCACGATGCCGGCTGGCGTCATCACTGTAGGATCAGATGGTCCTCAATCCAGACAGGAAGAGCGAGCTAAATGCGTTGAATGGGAACAAAGGACCCGACTTCACACAGGCGTGCAAAGACATGCGTGGGTGGGCACACGcacaaactacacacacgcacacactcgcaccccacacacgcgcaccacacttagacacacacagacacacgcacacagcacacagcctCCCATCGTGAACCCGCCCCAATTAGCAGTTATGGCTTGAGTGTTGTGATATCTTCTGTCTGTGCTGTCAGACCACTGAAACAGCATGGCCGCCCGACACCCAAAACTGCAGCGACAAAACAAACATCCTTacccctccatctcttcctccccttcccctcccctcctgttcCTGCCTCCTGTGTTGTTTTGCTGGTCGCTCTGCACTAGAGGGAGCTTTCTGACACCAGGCAATACAACTAGATACAACTACCTTTTTCGTTCTTTTTGAATAAAATGGTCTATTCTGTCCGTGAGCAAAAAGGTCAGCCAGCAATTTCGAAGGGCCAAGTATTGAATAAAACCAAGCGGTGTGATGAATGAATACATATCCCGGTGTGCCCCCGCTGTGACTGTAGCCGAGGCACCGCTGAGTCTCTCACAGCACATACTTCTATATGCAACACACCGTCCATGGTTTTCTTAGGCAGATCATTCTGGTATTCTTtcagttgtttttgtgttagaTTCAGGTGCTCTCCTCTTTTTTGGCGGTTGAAACGGACAATGTGCTCTGCGCTACCTTGGCAACCACAGCTGGGCAACGGCGTCCGTGTGTGCGCCAGCTTTGATCTCGCCTCACTCTCTTTCCGTCTTCCCACTCCTATCGGAAAGCCGATTCTTTGGTCGTATTGACGTGCTAATCCGGTCTCACTTGTGGAGTTGCGGAGCTGTGTCTCAAAGCTTGTTTTAGAGAAAAGCGATGTCACATGGTTCTTTCTTGCCTGTCCGACCTTTCCTGTTTTAACGCCATCCGTCAGGTGGATGATGTCATGGACGCTGACCCCTTGGTCAAAGCACAGTCAGGTGGTCGGGGACACGAGGGCAAGAGCTCCTAGCGCTAATCCAATTGGCGCTAGTCCCCTGCGAGTAAAGGGGATTGGGTCCCATacaagtatgtgtgtttgtgttttgatgtgtgtgtctgtgtgtctgtgtgtgttttcttcagATGTGTAAGGATTACcgtggggggaggtggggggcggggggggggggggggggggggggggggtatggggcTGAGCCTATCTGGGCACAGAACCTGTGACGTAAGCGCCACCAAGATTGTTGGGCTTGGCAGTAAGCATGTAAACCCCAAAAGCCTGTCCTATGACAGTGTTATTACACTATACAGGAGGTGGAACGAAACACACTGTTCCCTCGGTGGATTGTGGAGGCAGGAGTTTGGTTATCCATCCAATGTTTTCATAAACTGCCGGGGCCAGGGATCTTTATTTAACCCTGAGTATCTATTTccattgttttctttgtttaaaaTGTCCATGTTCCCTTTCCCTCAACTGCTGATAGCGCtatcccccaaccccctccctgcATTCTGCCTCTGGTGTACCTCTGTTTCATTCATACCACACTGAGACAATGCATTAAAGGTGTATCATTTGGGTGAACAAACAATTATTATGTTGAATATGGGAAGTCCCTATAGCAAGTGAAGAGAAGAGAAAACAAATGACATCCCTACAGTTGAATCACAAAAGACACCAAAATAAATATTGGTCCTAAATAAAAACGTTGGTCTACGTGCAGCATAAAAATGagcttttatttgtgtgtgtgtgtgtgtgtgtgtgtgtgtgtgtgtgtgtgtgtgtgtgtgtgtgtgtgtgtgtgtgtggtgtgtgtgtgtgtgtgtgtgtgtggtgtgtgtgtgtgtgtgtgtgtgtgtgtgtgtgtgtgtgtgaggtgagtgagtgtgtgtgagcgcgtgtgaGCGCGTGTCAGCTGATCGCGTCGGGGCATTTGTGTCAATTCTTAGAAGATGGTGTTGCTTTTATAACAACTGACACACACCGATGTGAGAGTGTTTTTCTGTGGCCATGGAAACAGTAGTTTTGCCCGCGCATAACAGTACTCCACAGGCTTCCTTCCGTACGGAACAGTCCGGAGTGCTGGGAGCAGAGTCATAGTGTAGGGACCAGTGGGAgacgaagagagagggagagagagagagagagagactgagagagagagagagagagagagagagagagagagagagagagagagagagagagagagagagagaaacagtgagatggagagaggaaacaTCAAGAAATatcaaagagacagagagagagagagagacagagagagacagagaaacaaagagatggagagaggaaacaTCAAGAAataagacagagaaaaagaccgggagagaggaagagaggaacgtACTTCTCACACGGCATTCACAATGAATATTTCCCACTAATTCCATCCGTAAACAAACCACAACAGCCCAATTCCCAGTCGCCGGTCTCAATTCTCTGCTGTGAAGGAGAGTCTGCCCTGCGGCTCCTCCGTGCTGCATTGTCAGCCTTCATGGgggggttcgggggggggggggtctccgcTGTGTACATTAATTGGGGCTGAATCCCTGGGGGGGCTATGTGCTAATCGCTAATAACGTCGGGACCGCCCTGAGCGGGGAGGCAGTGTGGGTCTGACCCCCGCCTGGATACTCAGTTTGGCGTTGTGCAAGCTGCCCTTCCTGATAGAAATGTCAGAGTTGCTGTGACACGCACGCAccgacactgacacacacacacacacacacacactcacacacatacattaacacacacatacataacacacacacacacacacacacacacacacgcacgtacgcacacatgcacgcaaggcACGGACGCccatacataaacatacacacatacacagacacatacacacgtaaacaaatataaacagacacacacacacacacacacacatttacatacatagacaaacaaaacacatccacacacaccgacacacatacataaacaccaAGACATTAAcatacacaaaaataaacatacaTAGACAAACGAAACACGTCCGGACACacgtacataaacacacacacattaacatacacacacaaactctctctcacacacacacacacacacacacacacacacacacacacacacacacacacacacacacacacacacacacacacacacacacacacacacaatgaaacacattaacacacacacaatgaaacacattatcatacatgcaaatacacacacaaacacacacggacgtACAGAAAAATCTaacaacccacacacagagacacacacacacagaacatacaCAGAGTACACAGTTAGACAATAAAAGCATACATAAAGACAATAGTATATGATGCATTTCTTGATACAAGCATCTGAACATGCATACAGGGGCTATCTGAATGTACTcatcacacaggcacacacacacacagacacacacacaagcacattcacacatgcacacccatacacacccatacacacaccttTAGTATTCATCCTGAATCCCCATTGTAACCCTCAGCATGAGCTGAACTTTTTCCCCCGCAGTTGTAGTTTTGTGTCTGACTCAGCAGAAACAGCTCTGACCACTTGAGACACAGCCAACAGGTGGATGAACACACTTTCTACAGAATAAAGAACCCAGCCTGGGCTCCCCATGGATCTCCCTGCTGAGCTGAGCAGAATTAAAGCCTTAGAGGGTGAAGGGAGGATAGCGAGAGAGATGCTCTCCTAACTTGCTAGACTTCTCCCTACGCATCCAAATGCGCACTCTAGCTTGTGCACTCTTGGCACCCATCTTTTTTAAAGTGCCTGCGATGTGCTGATTTGTGAGCCGGGGCGCCTGCTGTCCTTCGTATAAAAACGATACTTTGTTCATGTGTTCGAGCGCTTGTCAATCTAGCAGCGGTGCGCATGCTCCCCATGGGTTGCTGCCGCCGTGGTACCGCAGGGCTGTAATTacactgcctccctccctcctctccatacCCTCAAATGGAAATGTGACTCATCAGCCCACGCAGtgtcaaaacaaacacacatattcacaacacacacacacacacacacacacacacacacacacacacacacacacacacacacacacacacacactcacacacacacacacacacacactatcgcATGTGAgcggcacacacaaacacccagtatacatgaacacacgcaggccacaaacacacaccactctctctctctctctctctctctctctctcatctctctctctctctctctctctctctctctctctctctatctctctctctctctctcgctctctctctctctctctctctctctctctctcttcagctctattctctctctctatctctctctctctctctcgctctctctctctctctctctcgctctatttctctctctctctctcaaacacacacacacacacacacacacacacacacaccacacacacacacacacacacacacaccacacacacacacacccaagatacatgaacacacgcaggccacaaacacacaccactctctctctctctctctctctcatctctctctctctctctctctcatctctcttctctctctctctctatctctctctctctctctcgctctctctctctctctctctctctctcgctctatttctctctctctctctcaacacacacaccacacacacacacacacacacacacacacacacacacacacacacacacacacacacacacacactcacacacaagtgtTCACCTCCCTACCAATCAAAGTTGATTGAAAGCAATTAATTTCCAATTCCCCTGCATTTGCTTTTAAGCTTTGGGTTTACAGCAGAATGAGATGCTTTTCAGGGGAACCAATCGGTGCAAACCAATACGCTGAGTGGTGCCCGGAACTGCCTGGGGTCAGgaatagaaaaacaaaacagaaccaGCTTCTGAATCGCCTCTTGATGTGGGGAGGAGCATCCACAACACTAGAGATCTGAACTTTAATGCCGACAATACCTTCATTTTGTTTGACATATTTATGTCTCAAATTCATCTATAAATCTACACAAAGAATTCGATATTGTGGAAACTGCTGGGTT
The window above is part of the Gadus macrocephalus chromosome 10, ASM3116895v1 genome. Proteins encoded here:
- the rhogd gene encoding ras homolog gene family, member Gd, with amino-acid sequence MQTIKCVVVGDGAVGKTCLLISYTTNAFPEEYIPTVFDNYSAQMSVDGRTVSLNLWDTAGQEEYDRLRTLSYPQTNVFIICFSIGSPSSHANVRHKWHPEVSHHCPNVPILLVGTKRDLRGDTETLKKLKEQGLAPTTQHQGNALAKQIGAVKYMECSALLQEGVREVFAEAVRAVLYPVTKKNTKKCVLL